The Halarchaeum grantii nucleotide sequence GATGCGGACGTACGCGACGACCGCACGCCACTTCGACTACCCGATTCCGGCGGACGTCGCGGCGCACGGCAACCGAGCGGGCATCGAGCGCGCACTCCGTCGCGTGGCGAACGAGGGCCGCGAGAACTTCTGTCTCGTCGTCACCGGCCACCAGGGCGAGCCGAACGCGGTGCTCTCGCGGCTGGCGCGCGGCGAGACGCCGTTCGCGTTCGAGGCGGGCGACGCCGTCGTCTTCTGTGCGCGCACCATTCCCGAGCCCACGAACGAGGGCCAGCGCCACCGCCTCGAAACCCTCCTCCGCCAGCAGGGCGTGCGCGTCCACGACGACGTCCACGTCTCCGGCCACCTCAGCAGGGAGGGCCACTACGAGATGCTCGAGCGCCTCCAGCCGGCCACCCTGATTCCCGCCCACCAGTCCCTCCGTGGTATCGCATCGTACGTCGCCCTCGCCGACTCGCGGGGTTACACGCCCGGTGAGGACGTCCGCGTCCCCCGGAACGGAACCATCATCGAACTCGCAGAATAAATGAGCCAGAACACGCGCGAAGACACGGTACTGTCCGCCATCGAGGACCGACGCGAACTCGTCAACGACGCCATCGACGAGGAGCTCCCGATGGACGAACCCGAGCGACTCTACGAGGCCTCCCGCTACCTCCTCGAGGCCGGCGGGAAGCGCCTCCGACCCACGGTCTCGCTCCTCGTCGCCGAGGCGCTCGCGGACGTCGAGCCGCGCAGCGAGGACTATCAGGCGTTCCCCGCGCTCGACCACGGGGTCGTCGACGTGATGGCGGCCGCCGTCTCCATCGAGGTCATCCAGTCGTTCACCCTCATCCACGACGACATCATGGACGACGACGACCTCCGTCGCGGCGTGCCCGCCGTCCACCGCGAGTACGACACCGAGACCGCCATCCTCGCCGGGGACACCCTCTACTCCAAGGCGTTCGAGATCATGCTCCGCACGGACGCCGCGCCGGAGTCGAGCCTCGACGCCATCGAACTCCTCGCGCAGACCTGCACGCGCATCTGCGAGGGCCAAGCGCTCGACGTGGACTTCGAGACGCGGGCGGACGTCGACGTCGACGCGTACCTCGACATGGTCGAGCGCAAGACCGCGGTCCTCTACGGCGCCGCCGCGAGCGTGCCCGCCATCGTCATGGGCGCGGACGACGACGTCGTCGACGCCCTCTACCAGTACGGCGTCAACGTCGGGCGGGCCTTCCAGATACAGGACGACGTCCTCGACCTGACCGTCCCCTCCGAGCAGCTCGGCAAGCAACGCGGGAGCGACCTCGTCGAGGGCAAGCAGACCGTCATCACCGTCCACGCCCGCGATAACGGCGTCGACGTGGACTCGCTCGTGGACGCGACTGACCCCGAGAACGTCACCGACGACGAGATCGACGCCGCCGTCGCGACGCTCGAGGAGGCCGGGAGCATCGACTACGCCCGCGACCTCGCCGAGGAGCTCGTCGCGGAGGGGAAGGCCGAACTCGAAGTCCTCCCGGACAACGAGGCGCGCTACCTGCTCGAGGAGATCGCCCACTACCTCATCGAGCGCGGCTACTGAGCGACGCGCGCACGAGGGCGGTTCGGGGGCCGTTCCGGGACACTCAATACGCACGGGCGAGGGCGATTAGATAATGACGAGCCTCGGTACGGCGAGCGCGGCCCCGGGCGAGATGGACACGGGCCGGCTGACGGTCGGCGAGACGCGTGACGGCACGACAGTCGGGCTTCCGGTCGCCGTCATCAACGGCGTCGACGACGGCGAGACCCTCTATATTCAGGCGGCGAGCGACGGCGACGAGCTGAACGGCGTCGGCGTCGTCGCGCGAGTCGTCCCGCAGCTCGACCCCGCCGAGCTGTCGGGGACGGTCCTCGTCGTCGGCATCGCGAACTACTTCGGGTTCCAGGTGGCCGAGCACCGCAACCCCATCGACGACACGAAGCTGAACCGCGCGTACCCGGGTGACGCGCGCGGGTCGTCCTCGGAGCGCATCGCGCACGCGACGTTCGAGGCGGCGACGCGCGCGGACTACGTCCTCGACCTCCATCAGGGCTCGACGAGTCGGATGATAAACGAGGTGCGGGTGCGCTGCGGGCGCCACCACCGCCTCCACCGGAAGTGCCTCGAGCTCGCGAAGGTCTTCGACTGCGGCTACATCCTCGACCAGAAGGGCCCGGAGGGCCAGCTCGCGCGCGCCGCGCCCGACGAGGGCGTCCCGACCATCGACCCGGAGCTCGGCGGCGCGGTCGGGTGGGACGAGGAGTCCATCGAGTACGGCGTCCGGGGCGTCTTCAACGTCCTCACGCACTACGGTTTCCTCGACGGCGAGACGGAGGCGCGCCCGCAGACGCGCGCGCACGCCTTCGACCGCTACGGCGCGCCCTCGGGCGGCGTCGTCGACTACCGGGTCGACCTCGGCGAGGAAGTCGCGCGCGGCGACACGCTCTTTCGCGTGACGGACGTCTTCGGGCAGGTGAAAGCCGAGGTGTCGGCGGACAACGACGGCGTCTTCTGGCGCTCGCGGCGCCTCCCGCAGGTCGCGTCCGGCGAGTACGTCTGCTCGGTCGGCACGACCATCGACCAGTACTAGACGCGCGCGTCGGCGCGACGGCGGCCACACCGGCGACCCCCTCTCGGACGGCGAGAAACCCGCGCAGGCGGGTGTTACCGGACCGATTCGAGGTCGACGAACGCGTCGTCGGCGGCGGTGAGCCACGTGGTGACGAGTTCGTCGTCGTCCGCATCGGCGGGGAAGACGGTGCACTCCGCACCGTCCGCGTACTCCTCGACGCGACAGGTGAGGTCGAACTCCGGCCAGGTCTCCGTCTCGGTCGTGGGACGCAGGTCCCCGCCGGTGGGGACGGCGCTCGCGACGGACCCGCGAGTCATTCGCCCACCTCTCGCGTCACCGATGGCGCGACAGTGTTGGTTCGCATCGGTCGTTTCGACCGACTCGTCCGATACATATATAGCCGTCTATCGAGTTCGAAAATAAAACCGAAAGCGTTCAAATACGGGCGCGTGAGCGGCCATCAGAGCTAAATGCGGTGATGCGTCCGAGCGGTGGGAGAGTCAGCGCTCGGGATGAATCGGGGCGTCCCACGACCCGCGAACGAGCGGGCGCGCGACGTGCCGGCGCGCGCACGGCGGCACCTCGTACCAGCCGACGTCGAGGTCGCGTGCGATCGGCTCCGCGACCTTTCCGGGCGCGCTCGTCGAGCAGTCCCGGCACCGGTAGCCCTGGCCCGCGCCAGCGGACTCCATCGTCCGCTCGCAGGACGGACAGACCGGCGTCGCGGGTGCCGTCGTCACGCGCTCGCGGAGCGCGAACTTCTCGAGCTTCAGCGTCCCATCGCTCACCTCCCCGCAGACGGTGAGGGCGTCCCCCTCGCGGAGGTCGCGCACGCGCTCGCGGAAGCGCTTCGTCGGCTCGAACGCCGCGCACGGTATCTCGCCGGTGTCGTCCGCGACCGCGAAGAAGACGTGGCCGCCGCGTCGCGTCTCGGGGGCCGTCGCGACCGTCCCGTCGACGCGGTACGCCCGGCCGTCCGTGAGCGCGTCGAGCGCGTCGGCGTCGCGGAGGTGGGCGTCGGTCCCCTGATTCGTCACGAACAACCGGGCGAAGTCGGTCGGTTCGGCCTCAACGGCGGCCGCGAGCCCGCGACAGGCCTCGGGGTCGTCGCCGCGGATCCCGTGGAGGATGGGGCCGGGCGTGTGCGGGACGCAGACCGCCTCGCCCTCCCCCCGGTCGACCGTGTCCCACGCGTCCGGGTAGGCGTCGTCCGCCGCGGCGAACACCGAGTCGTGGTCGACGTCGCGCGCCGTCCCCCAGCGCGGCTCCTCGCGGTAGGAGATGTACTCGTACGTCCAGTCCTCGAACGCGCGCCACGCGCCCACGGCGGCGAGCGCGCCGATGCGCCCACGGCCGTTCTTCCACCCGGCCGAGCGGTAGCCCGCCGTCTCGACGAGCGCCGTCGCGTCCGCGACGTCGTGGTGGTCGCGCACCGCGTCGCGCGCGAACGCGGCGACTGCGTCCGGGACGGCGTCCGGGTCGTCCGGTCGGCCGGGCGCGACCACGAGCCCGGGGTTCGTCCGGTCGTCGGCCACCGCCGCGGCCGCCTCGATGGCGTCGCGCGCGACGGCGAACGCCGCATCCGCCGGGGCGTCCGTGTGAATCGCGAGCGCCGCGTTCCCGCGCGTCTTGTGCTCGACGGCGGGGTTCAGGCGGACGAGGAGGACGCGTGCGACGCCGTGGCCGCGCTCCTCGAGCATGCGCGCGACCCGCGCCGCCACGTACGTCGTGCACATCCCGAGCGTCCGCGAGTCCGTGTCGTCGAGACCGACCGTCGTCACGGCCCACGGTAGTCGCCGCGTCTACCTACGGCTTTCGACGCCCGCATCGCGCTCGCCCGCGGCAAAATACATATATGTGCATACCGGCTTAGAGTTCTCTATGTCCCGGTCGGCACTCATCGAGAACGTCACCGCGATGTTAGCGGACGCGGGGTTCACGGTGAGCGACCGCTGCGTCATCCGGCCGAAGAGCTTCGACGTCGCCGCTCGGCGCGGCGAGGACCTCCTCTTCCTGAAGGTCCTCGGGAACGTCGACGCCTTCGACGCCCCGACGGGCGCCGAGATGCGACGCCTCGGTCACTACCTCCACGGCACGCCCATCGTCGTGGGGTTGCGCACGCGCGACCAGGAACTCGAACCCGGCGTCGTCTACTTCCGCCACGGCGTCCCCGTCATCAGCCCCGACACCGCGATGGACCTCTTCGTCGAGGGCGTCCCCCCGCTCGTCTACGCCGCCCCCGGCGGCCTCTACGTCAACATCGACGGCGACATCCTCGCGGACGAGCGCGAGGAGCGCGGCTGGAGCCTCGGTCGCCTCGCCACCGAACTCGGCGTCTCCCGACGCACCGTCTCGAAGTACGAGGACGGCATGAACGCCAGCATCGACGTCGCCGTCAAACTCGAGGACGTCTTCGGCGACGCCCTCACCAGCCCCGTCGACGTCCTCGACGGCGCCGACGAGGTCCGCGACGCCGACCCCACCCCGGACGACCCCGAGG carries:
- the idsA3 gene encoding geranylfarnesyl diphosphate synthase, which codes for MSQNTREDTVLSAIEDRRELVNDAIDEELPMDEPERLYEASRYLLEAGGKRLRPTVSLLVAEALADVEPRSEDYQAFPALDHGVVDVMAAAVSIEVIQSFTLIHDDIMDDDDLRRGVPAVHREYDTETAILAGDTLYSKAFEIMLRTDAAPESSLDAIELLAQTCTRICEGQALDVDFETRADVDVDAYLDMVERKTAVLYGAAASVPAIVMGADDDVVDALYQYGVNVGRAFQIQDDVLDLTVPSEQLGKQRGSDLVEGKQTVITVHARDNGVDVDSLVDATDPENVTDDEIDAAVATLEEAGSIDYARDLAEELVAEGKAELEVLPDNEARYLLEEIAHYLIERGY
- a CDS encoding DUF7511 domain-containing protein, whose translation is MTRGSVASAVPTGGDLRPTTETETWPEFDLTCRVEEYADGAECTVFPADADDDELVTTWLTAADDAFVDLESVR
- a CDS encoding transcriptional regulator, whose product is MSRSALIENVTAMLADAGFTVSDRCVIRPKSFDVAARRGEDLLFLKVLGNVDAFDAPTGAEMRRLGHYLHGTPIVVGLRTRDQELEPGVVYFRHGVPVISPDTAMDLFVEGVPPLVYAAPGGLYVNIDGDILADEREERGWSLGRLATELGVSRRTVSKYEDGMNASIDVAVKLEDVFGDALTSPVDVLDGADEVRDADPTPDDPEADPEDEPIVAVLTRAGFDVHPTVRAPFKAVGEDTERPSGLLTGHSTLTDAAVKRARIMASVGRVTRTRAVYFVDEAKQESIGGTAIIERSELERIDDPAEFRDLLKERGDDAETEA
- a CDS encoding succinylglutamate desuccinylase/aspartoacylase family protein, yielding MTSLGTASAAPGEMDTGRLTVGETRDGTTVGLPVAVINGVDDGETLYIQAASDGDELNGVGVVARVVPQLDPAELSGTVLVVGIANYFGFQVAEHRNPIDDTKLNRAYPGDARGSSSERIAHATFEAATRADYVLDLHQGSTSRMINEVRVRCGRHHRLHRKCLELAKVFDCGYILDQKGPEGQLARAAPDEGVPTIDPELGGAVGWDEESIEYGVRGVFNVLTHYGFLDGETEARPQTRAHAFDRYGAPSGGVVDYRVDLGEEVARGDTLFRVTDVFGQVKAEVSADNDGVFWRSRRLPQVASGEYVCSVGTTIDQY
- a CDS encoding tRNA(Ile)(2)-agmatinylcytidine synthase; the protein is MTTVGLDDTDSRTLGMCTTYVAARVARMLEERGHGVARVLLVRLNPAVEHKTRGNAALAIHTDAPADAAFAVARDAIEAAAAVADDRTNPGLVVAPGRPDDPDAVPDAVAAFARDAVRDHHDVADATALVETAGYRSAGWKNGRGRIGALAAVGAWRAFEDWTYEYISYREEPRWGTARDVDHDSVFAAADDAYPDAWDTVDRGEGEAVCVPHTPGPILHGIRGDDPEACRGLAAAVEAEPTDFARLFVTNQGTDAHLRDADALDALTDGRAYRVDGTVATAPETRRGGHVFFAVADDTGEIPCAAFEPTKRFRERVRDLREGDALTVCGEVSDGTLKLEKFALRERVTTAPATPVCPSCERTMESAGAGQGYRCRDCSTSAPGKVAEPIARDLDVGWYEVPPCARRHVARPLVRGSWDAPIHPER